The genomic stretch AGGCGGGCATGAAGGTGATCCTGCTGGAGGCTCATCGCGTTGGCTTTGGCGCTTCTGGCCGCAATGGTGGTCAGCTTGGCAGCGGCCAGCGGATGGATCAGGAAGGGCTTGAGGGCTTTGTTGGCCAACAGGAGGCGCAAAAGCTTTGGCGGCTGGGGGAAGAGGCCAAGGATCTGGTCAAATCCCTGATTACCAAGCACGATATTCAGTGCCACCTGCGCCCCGGTGTTGCCTGGACCGCCTCCAGTAACCGCGACAGCATGCATTTGCATGATTACGGCCGTCATCTTGAAGATCGCTATGGCTATGATCAGATCGAGTTGCTCTCGCCTGAGGCCTGCCATCAGATGTGCCCCTCCCCTGATTACAAAGGCGGCATTCTGGATCACGGTGCCGGCCACCTGCACCCGCTCAATCTGGCGCTTGGCCTGGCCCGCGCCGCGGCGGCGGCCGGTGCTTCGCTGCACGAGGAAAGTGAAGTTCTGGACATCCAGGAGGGCGCCGAGGTGCGGGTCAAAACCGCCACCGGAGAGGTTCGCGCCAATCATCTGATCCTCGCCTGTAACGGCTATCTGGGCGGGCTGAACCGTCAGGTCGCCGCCAAGGTGATGCCGATCAACAACTTTATCGTCGCCACCGAACCGCTCGGCGATGCGGCAGACAAGGTTCTGGGGCGAGATGTCGCTGTGGCGGATAGCAAATTTGTGGTCAACTATTTTCGCCTCAGCCATGACAAACGACTGCTGTTTGGAGGCGGCGAAAGCTATGGCTACCGCTTCCCCGCAGACATCAAGGCGGTGGTGCGCAAACCCATGACAGAGATCTTTCCACACCTGAAAGACGTGCGTCTGGACTATGCTTGGGGGGGCACATTGGGGATCACCATGAAGCGCATGCCCTATCTGGCGCGCCTGGGTGAAAATGTACTCTCTGCCTCAGGCTATTCCGGCCACGGGGTGGGCACAGCCATCCATGCCGGCCAGCTGATTGCCCAGGCGATCCAGGGGCAGGCCGAGGGGTTTGACACCATGTCCCGCGTGCCTGCCCCGCGCTTTCCAGGCGGTCCCGCCATGCGGTCTCCGCTGTTGGCACTGGCCATGACCTGGTTTGCCCTGCGTGATCGCCTCGGGATTTAGCGAGGACCTAGGCAGGGCTGATTTAGGCTCAACGCCCTGCTCGGCTTTGCCTGCGCAGGGCGTTTACAGTTTTGCAGCGGGCCTTGTCGCCGTCGTGGCAAAACCAGAGAGGTGCCATGGGGCGCCATGCAACAAATTGGTGAAATTTCACCGATCCCAAGACCGAAGGATCGGCTTTCTCTTGGCTTATCTGTTCAGTTGTTTTATATTTATCAAATCCAGAATTCAGGAATTTGAAATATGACAAAGGCACCTAATGTTCACGCCGCCGAACCCATTCCAGAAGCCGCGCGTATCGCACTTGACGAACTGATGCAGTCTGGCGATCTGTTTCGTTATACAGCTCCCGAGGATGCGCCGGTTGCGCTGCTGGAACAGGAATTCGCGGCGCTTCTGGGCTGTAAATATGCTTTAGCTGTCTCGTCTTGTTCCGCCGCCCTATTCCTGTCTCTCAAGGCCCTGAACCTGCCCCGCGATGCCCGCGTATTAATCCCCGGCTTCACCTTTGCAGCGGTTCCTTCTTCGGTGATCCATGCCGATTGCGTGCCGGTGCTTTGTGAAGTGGGCGAAAACTACCGCATTGAAATGGCAGATTTTGAGACCCGGCTCGGCGATGACATTTCCGCGGTTATCATCAGCCACATGCGCGGCCATACCTCTGATATGGACGCCATTCTGGCGCTCTGCGAGGCGCGTGGCATCCCAGTCATCGAGGACGCGGCCCATTCGCTTGGCACCACCTGGAATGCCCGTAAGATTGGCACACTGGGCCAGATCGGCTGTTTTTCGTTTCAATCCTACAAGATGATCAACGCCGGCGAAGGTGGCATCCTGATCACCAATGACGCCGAGCTGGTGGCCCGTGCAGTGATCATGTCCGGCGCTTACGAGCACAACTGGCAAAAGCACAAAGCCCCACTGGGCGACAACAGCACAGACCTGGAAGACGCCTTTGCCAAATGGCAAAACCAGCTGCCGCTGTATAATCTACGGATGAGCAACCTGTCCGCCGTGGTCATTCGCCCACAGCTGCCAGAGCTGGCGCGCCGGGTGCGGGACGGGCTTAAAAACCACGACTATGTGGCGGCACAGCTGAATGCCTCGCCCTACTTTGATGTCCCCGCTCCTCTGGCCCCAGAACAGCGTGCGCCAGATTCCATCCAATTCAACCTGGTGGGCATGACGGATGAGCAAATCACCGCCTTCTCCGAGGCAACCGCCCAGGCTGGCGTCAAGGTGCAGATCTTTGGCCGCTCTGCGGACAATGCCCGGGCCTTCTGGAACTGGCAGTTCATTCAGGACCTGCCAGAGCTGCCGCAAACCCGTGCCATGCTGATGCAGGCCTGCGACGTGCGCCTGCCGGTGCGCCTGACCAAGGAAGAGCTGGATGTGGTTGCCGGAATTCTGGTTGATGCCGCGACCACAACCATGGCCAGTGCTGCTGCAGCCTAATCCTTTTAGGACCCGGCAATATCACGCTGCCGCGCCGCGCTCTGCGCGGCGCCAGGCCCAACGGGAGGAGATCCCATAGGGATCTTCCGACGGGCGGGAGCCCCCCCCTTTTGTCTCACTCCTATGGCACACAAAAAGGCTCTGATCGGATCAGAGCCTTTCCAATTCAGATAGTTAACCCAAGCCTATTTCAACTTGGACAGCTTGTCCTGCAGTTCCGACAGTTGGCGTTTGATCGCATCCAGATCCTCTCCCTCGCCGTCCTTTTCAGTCTCCGCTTCTGGCGTGGTCGTGCCACCGCCCCAGCCTCCGGGCAGACCACCAGGCAGGCCAGCGGTCATCGCCTTCAAAAAGGCTTCCTGCTGCACCTTCATCGCGTCAAATCCCGGGATCTGCGACATCGGGTTCATCGCCGAGATATTCTCAACCATCTGAGACTGACTGTCGCGCAGCATATCAAAAGAGGCCTGCAGGAACTGTGGCATCACCCCACCGCCCGGCTGCATGTAACTGCGCACCAGATCGTTCAGCACATTGACCGGCAGTACATTTTCACCGCGGCTTTCGTGTTCGGCAATAATCTGCAGCAGGTACTGCCGCGTCAGATCATCGCCGGACTTCAAGTCAACAATCTGAACTTCACGCCCTTCCCGGATGAACCCCGCAATATCCTCTAAGGTGACATAGTCGCTGGTCTCAGTGTTGTACAAACGCCGGCTGGCGTAACGCTTGATCAGCAGGGCTTTTTCCTGATCGGCCATACTGTCCCTCCCCGGACATGATGCAATGCAGAAAAGACTATGCGAGCGCAGAACAAAAGAAAAGCCTGCAGAACCGCCTTCCTCGACGACAGCCCTGGAAGCGCGGAGCTTTGGCTCGAAAATCGTGCGCCTGGATCTCTCGTAAAAAGCCCTTGAGCTAAACTTAGCTTGAGGTTTTATACCATCCCCTACACCATCACAGGAGTCCTGGTTTGAACATTTTGATCCTTGGCGGCACCGGCTCCATTGGCAGCGCCGTCACCGCAGAACTGGTTGCCTACAATCATACTGTCACTGGCCTGTGCCGCTCTGACAGGTCAGCCCAAAAGCTCGCATCTCTGGGCGCCCAGCCCTGGCGCGGAGATCTGCGGAGCCCGGCCAGTTGGCGGGCGGCGCTGCGCGAAGTGGATGTGGTTATCCAGCTGGCCACAAGTTTTGAAGAGGACATGGGCGCAGTCGATGCCGCCGCCATTGAGGCCATAAGACAGGAAGCGCACCACCGCAGTTCTCCCCTGCGGGTGCTCTATACTGGGGGCTGTTGGCTTTACGGGGAAACCGGCGACCTGGCCGCCTCTGAAACCAGCCCAAGGCGGCCAATCCCGGCCTTTGCCTGGATGGAAAAAAACGCGCTGGCGTTGTTACGAGACCCCAAGGTCAACAGCTGCATTGTTCATCCAGCCATGACCTATCACGAAGACGGTGGCGGTGTGTTTTCTCGTCTGCTGACACAGGCAGCAACGGGTCTGCCGCTGGAGGTTTGGGGCAGTATTCACACCCGCTGGCCGCTGGTGCATCGCCGGGATCTGGCCCGCGCCTATCGCCTGCTGGCAGAGCACCCAGAGCTTTGCGGTCACTACAATGTTGCCGCCCAGAACGGCGTGCCCTTGCGCGAGATTCTGGACGAGATCATTCGACGGCATCCCCATGATGGGGCCTATGTGGTCCGCAACCGCAAATATGTGATGTTTAAATACGGCACCTGGGCCGAGGGCCCAACCCTGGATCAGCAAATGAGGGCCGATAAGATCCAGACCGCCTGTGGCTGGCAGCCAGAAATCAGTGATTTCACCCAGGCGGCGTTTTAGCCTTTGTACCAGTTTGGCCGTGAAGCCAGTCTGATTGGGTAGCCAGTTGGTCGGACATGCGGTTTGGTCGGACATACCGGCGACAACAAAAAAGGACAGGTCAAACGACCTGCCCTTTTGGACACGTAAGAGAGGGATCATATGCAGGGAGGAGCCGTGATCCCGCTCTTCGTGATCAGCCCAGTTGGGCTGCTTATTTAGCGGCTGCTTTTTTAGCGGCAGTGGTCACTTCGGACGTCGCTTTTTTGACAGCGGCAGAGGCTTCTTCGCCCATGTCTTTGCCTGCGGCCATCAGCAGTTCAACGGTTTCCATCTGCACTTTTTTTGCAACTTCAGCAAAAGCGGCCATGTTTTCAGCGGCAACTTCAGCAGAGGCGCTGGCGAAATCGGTTGCCGATTTTGCATACTCAGAAGGATCTGTCTGAGCTTTGGAAACGCCGGACATCTTTG from Phaeobacter sp. G2 encodes the following:
- a CDS encoding FAD-binding oxidoreductase, whose amino-acid sequence is MGLNLLHSNDRKGQYPNSWYAATATPLARFSALSGDARADVVIIGGGFTGLSAALHLAEAGMKVILLEAHRVGFGASGRNGGQLGSGQRMDQEGLEGFVGQQEAQKLWRLGEEAKDLVKSLITKHDIQCHLRPGVAWTASSNRDSMHLHDYGRHLEDRYGYDQIELLSPEACHQMCPSPDYKGGILDHGAGHLHPLNLALGLARAAAAAGASLHEESEVLDIQEGAEVRVKTATGEVRANHLILACNGYLGGLNRQVAAKVMPINNFIVATEPLGDAADKVLGRDVAVADSKFVVNYFRLSHDKRLLFGGGESYGYRFPADIKAVVRKPMTEIFPHLKDVRLDYAWGGTLGITMKRMPYLARLGENVLSASGYSGHGVGTAIHAGQLIAQAIQGQAEGFDTMSRVPAPRFPGGPAMRSPLLALAMTWFALRDRLGI
- a CDS encoding aminotransferase class I/II-fold pyridoxal phosphate-dependent enzyme, which encodes MTKAPNVHAAEPIPEAARIALDELMQSGDLFRYTAPEDAPVALLEQEFAALLGCKYALAVSSCSAALFLSLKALNLPRDARVLIPGFTFAAVPSSVIHADCVPVLCEVGENYRIEMADFETRLGDDISAVIISHMRGHTSDMDAILALCEARGIPVIEDAAHSLGTTWNARKIGTLGQIGCFSFQSYKMINAGEGGILITNDAELVARAVIMSGAYEHNWQKHKAPLGDNSTDLEDAFAKWQNQLPLYNLRMSNLSAVVIRPQLPELARRVRDGLKNHDYVAAQLNASPYFDVPAPLAPEQRAPDSIQFNLVGMTDEQITAFSEATAQAGVKVQIFGRSADNARAFWNWQFIQDLPELPQTRAMLMQACDVRLPVRLTKEELDVVAGILVDAATTTMASAAAA
- the phaR gene encoding polyhydroxyalkanoate synthesis repressor PhaR — translated: MADQEKALLIKRYASRRLYNTETSDYVTLEDIAGFIREGREVQIVDLKSGDDLTRQYLLQIIAEHESRGENVLPVNVLNDLVRSYMQPGGGVMPQFLQASFDMLRDSQSQMVENISAMNPMSQIPGFDAMKVQQEAFLKAMTAGLPGGLPGGWGGGTTTPEAETEKDGEGEDLDAIKRQLSELQDKLSKLK
- a CDS encoding NAD-dependent epimerase/dehydratase family protein gives rise to the protein MNILILGGTGSIGSAVTAELVAYNHTVTGLCRSDRSAQKLASLGAQPWRGDLRSPASWRAALREVDVVIQLATSFEEDMGAVDAAAIEAIRQEAHHRSSPLRVLYTGGCWLYGETGDLAASETSPRRPIPAFAWMEKNALALLRDPKVNSCIVHPAMTYHEDGGGVFSRLLTQAATGLPLEVWGSIHTRWPLVHRRDLARAYRLLAEHPELCGHYNVAAQNGVPLREILDEIIRRHPHDGAYVVRNRKYVMFKYGTWAEGPTLDQQMRADKIQTACGWQPEISDFTQAAF
- a CDS encoding phasin, PhaP, with the protein product MAKTQDFTAMMKDMMGAFPVDTSAMEEAFKNTAALNEKLSAVVLGAAEQSSEISSKWTKDALAKMSGVSKAQTDPSEYAKSATDFASASAEVAAENMAAFAEVAKKVQMETVELLMAAGKDMGEEASAAVKKATSEVTTAAKKAAAK